The following coding sequences lie in one Mus musculus strain C57BL/6J chromosome 11, GRCm38.p6 C57BL/6J genomic window:
- the Tlcd1 gene encoding TLC domain-containing protein 1 isoform a precursor (isoform a precursor is encoded by transcript variant 1), producing MPLLFHPAWPLLLGATLTFRALRRVLCRLPQPAHVQTDPLRTWRWHNLLVSFTHSIVSGIWALLCLWQTPEMLVEIETAWSASGYLLVCFSAGYFIHDTVDIVVSKQTRASWEYLVHHVMAMGAFFSGIFWKRFVGGGVLTLLVEVSNIFLTLRMMMKINNAQDLLLYKVNKYINLVMYFLFRLAPQAYLTKFFLQYAGQRTLGTFLLAILLMLDLMIIIYFSRLLRSDFCPERAPRRQQKDKFLTE from the exons ATGCCCCTACTGTTCCACCCCGCCTGGCCGCTGCTCCTGGGCGCCACGCTGACCTTCCGGGCACTCCGGCGCGTGCTCTGTCGCCTGCCCCAGCCTGCACACGTGCAAACCGACCCCCTGCGCACCTGGCGTTGGCACAACCTACTCGTCTCTTTCACCCACTCCATTGTATCAGGGATCTGGGCACTGCTGTG CTTATGGCAAACCCCTGAAATGCTGGTGGAGATTGAAACAGCGTggtcagcttctggctatttgcttgtttgcttctCTGCAG GATACTTTATCCACGACACAGTGGACATTGTGGTTAGCAAGCAAACTCGAGCTTCTTGGGAATACCTTGTTCATCATGTCATG GCTATGGGCGCCTTCTTCTCTGGTATCTTTTGGAAAAGATTTGTTGGTGGTGGCGTCTTAACACTACTGGTAGAGGTCAGCAACATCTTCCTCACCTTAaggatgatgatgaagataaACAATGCTCAGGATCTCCTCCTCTACAAGGTCAACAAGTATATCAACTTGGTCATGTACTTCCTCTTCCGATTGGCCCCTCAGGCCTACCTCACCAAGTTCTTCCTACAGTATGCTGGCCAGAGGACCCTGGGCACATTCTTGTTGGCCATCCTGCTCATGCTGGACTTGATGATAATCATCTACTTTTCTCGCCTCCTCCGCTCTGATTTCTGCCCTGAACGTGCACCCAGGCGCCAACAAAAAGACAAATTCTTGACTGAGTGA
- the Tlcd1 gene encoding TLC domain-containing protein 1 isoform c (isoform c is encoded by transcript variant 3), with the protein MRWPWDLSRGARTGLPLAIPITGEQTPRISPDSVWKTTQPRTAVGNPSLWQTPEMLVEIETAWSASGYLLVCFSAGYFIHDTVDIVVSKQTRASWEYLVHHVMAMGAFFSGIFWKRFVGGGVLTLLVEVSNIFLTLRMMMKINNAQDLLLYKVNKYINLVMYFLFRLAPQAYLTKFFLQYAGQRTLGTFLLAILLMLDLMIIIYFSRLLRSDFCPERAPRRQQKDKFLTE; encoded by the exons ATGAGATGGCCGTGGGATCTTTCGCGGGGTGCTCGGACTGGGCTCCCTCTTGCTATTCCCATCACGGGTGAACAGACGCCAAGGATCTCACCTGATTCCGTTTGGAAAACTACCCAACCAAGAACGGCTGTGGGAAACCCAAG CTTATGGCAAACCCCTGAAATGCTGGTGGAGATTGAAACAGCGTggtcagcttctggctatttgcttgtttgcttctCTGCAG GATACTTTATCCACGACACAGTGGACATTGTGGTTAGCAAGCAAACTCGAGCTTCTTGGGAATACCTTGTTCATCATGTCATG GCTATGGGCGCCTTCTTCTCTGGTATCTTTTGGAAAAGATTTGTTGGTGGTGGCGTCTTAACACTACTGGTAGAGGTCAGCAACATCTTCCTCACCTTAaggatgatgatgaagataaACAATGCTCAGGATCTCCTCCTCTACAAGGTCAACAAGTATATCAACTTGGTCATGTACTTCCTCTTCCGATTGGCCCCTCAGGCCTACCTCACCAAGTTCTTCCTACAGTATGCTGGCCAGAGGACCCTGGGCACATTCTTGTTGGCCATCCTGCTCATGCTGGACTTGATGATAATCATCTACTTTTCTCGCCTCCTCCGCTCTGATTTCTGCCCTGAACGTGCACCCAGGCGCCAACAAAAAGACAAATTCTTGACTGAGTGA
- the Tlcd1 gene encoding TLC domain-containing protein 1 isoform b (isoform b is encoded by transcript variant 2) — protein sequence MLVEIETAWSASGYLLVCFSAGYFIHDTVDIVVSKQTRASWEYLVHHVMAMGAFFSGIFWKRFVGGGVLTLLVEVSNIFLTLRMMMKINNAQDLLLYKVNKYINLVMYFLFRLAPQAYLTKFFLQYAGQRTLGTFLLAILLMLDLMIIIYFSRLLRSDFCPERAPRRQQKDKFLTE from the exons ATGCTGGTGGAGATTGAAACAGCGTggtcagcttctggctatttgcttgtttgcttctCTGCAG GATACTTTATCCACGACACAGTGGACATTGTGGTTAGCAAGCAAACTCGAGCTTCTTGGGAATACCTTGTTCATCATGTCATG GCTATGGGCGCCTTCTTCTCTGGTATCTTTTGGAAAAGATTTGTTGGTGGTGGCGTCTTAACACTACTGGTAGAGGTCAGCAACATCTTCCTCACCTTAaggatgatgatgaagataaACAATGCTCAGGATCTCCTCCTCTACAAGGTCAACAAGTATATCAACTTGGTCATGTACTTCCTCTTCCGATTGGCCCCTCAGGCCTACCTCACCAAGTTCTTCCTACAGTATGCTGGCCAGAGGACCCTGGGCACATTCTTGTTGGCCATCCTGCTCATGCTGGACTTGATGATAATCATCTACTTTTCTCGCCTCCTCCGCTCTGATTTCTGCCCTGAACGTGCACCCAGGCGCCAACAAAAAGACAAATTCTTGACTGAGTGA